TTCACAAAAGAAACGGAATATGATATTCGTCATGCATGGAGGAAAGGAACGAAAACTCCATTGCTATCACTTTTAATAGGAAAATCAAAAGGAGATGACGCAAATGTCATACGATAATCATGAATCCCGTATGCAAATGAGGCAAAAAAAGCGAAAAACCAATTTGATATTAAATACACTAATAGCGGTCGTATTCGCCTTTATATTAATTATTGGATACCAGTTGTTGTTTCAAGAGCCAAAATCAGAGAAACAAGTGCAGCCTTCCGATACGAAACAAGAGCAGTCAAATATAACGGAAGCACCAACGGAAGAGGAACAAAACAATGAAACAAGCGTTCAAGAGGAAGAAAAAGACACGGATGAAGAAGTAATCGTAAAAGAAGGAGAAGATGGCTCTGGTGTTGAAAAGGTAATCGAAAATCCGAACTGGGAGCCGATTGGTACTGTCCAAACAGGTGAACACGTAGCGACATATGACAAGGAGTCAACAGACTGGGGAGAAATGGTTCAAGCGATTAGCTATGCTACAAATGTTCCAGAGGACCAGATGACAATTTTATGGCTCGGTAATAATGGTAGCCCACATGATGCGGTTGGAACCATTCAAAATAAGCAAGACCAACAAAAATACCGCGTCATGATTACGTGGGTGGATAACGAAGGATGGAAACCAACGAAAGTAGAAGTGTTACAATCGGAATAAACGTACCATCAGTTTTGAAACGTTTAAAGAACCTCCGCGATTTCGTTAAATGTAACGGATCTTGGAGGTTCTTTTTTACGGGACTGCTTTTCGATTATTACCTTTTCTTTGCCTTAAAATGAACGACAGCACTATATAATCTTCTACCTTCTTCATCGACATGCATCTGATGAGAGACAGAATGCACTTCAAGTAAGATGTTTCGGTTATGCTCAATTTGTTCGTTAATCTTTTTTTCAAGCTCATTTAAAGACAAAGCCTCAAAAAACTCAATTTTATCTTGTATAATATCCAGTTGAAAATTCATGGTCATCGCTCCATTCGAATATTTACGACCATAGTGTAGCAAAATTTCCTGCAAATATCTATTTCATTTAAGTATCATTCATATGATGTGCCACGAATGGTGTAATTAAAAGCATTCAAATTTATTTTGACAAATCATTTCCATTGAGTTCTAGGAAAAGGTGTGATAATTTAAGAACAGTACTACATTTAATTCATAGTATGTTGATATGAATTATATACTTTCGAGGTGACATCTATGGGAAGAGAGTTTATTGATTTATTTGATGAATGGGCTAAAGATTACGATTCAACAGTTGAAGGACATGACGAACAATATAAAGATGTCTTTTTAAACTATGAACTTATATTACAAGAAGTTGTGAACCGCTCTAACGAAGTGGTGTTGGAATTTGGATGTGGTACAGGTAACTTAACGAAGAAGCTTCTCGACGCGAAGAAAAAAGTTTATTCCATTGAGCCTTCTGAAATGATGAGACAAAAAGCGAAAGAAAAGCTAGGGAAGGACGTTTCTATACAAGACGGTGACTTCTTAACGTTTCCGATTCCGAATGAATTAGTCGATACGATTGTAAGTACGTATGCATTCCACCATTTAACAGACGAAGAGAAGGAGAAAGCCGTTGGAATCTATGGAAGTTTACTTCGTTCCGGTGGTAAAATAGTGTTTGCTGATACTGCTTTTATTGATCAACTTGCAAAAGATCAAATGATTATTGATGCAAAGGAAAAAGGCTTCATGCGATTGGCAGAAGATTTAGAGACTGAGTATTACACAACTCATCAAGTGTTAAGAGATATTTTCGAAAAACATCAATTCCGTGTCTCGTTTACTCAAATGAATTCTTTCGTTTGGTTAATGGAAGCAGTGAAGGAATAATCGAAACGAAGGGAAGTCGTATTATGAAGGTAGCAATTATTGGAGCAATGGAAGAGGAAGTACGTATCCTACGTGAACAACTTGAACATACAAAGCAACAAGTCATTGCGGGTTGTGAATTTACAGAAGGTACGTTAAACGGTGTTGAAGTTATTTTATTAAAATCAGGAATTGGTAAAGTAAATGCAGCGCTAAGTACATCGATTTTGTTGGATCGATTTAAGCCAGATTTCGTCATTAATACTGGTTCGGCCGGAGGTTTTCATGAATCATTAAATGTCGGTGACGTAGTCATTTCAACAGAAGTTCGTCATCATGACGTAGACGTAACAGCATTTAATTATGAATACGGGCAAGTTCCAGGCATGCCTCCTGCTTTCATTCCGAATGAAAAGTTAGTTAAAATTGCAGAAGCGAAAGCAAAAGAAATCACAGACATTCAAGTAGTAAAGGGTGCAATTGCGACAGGAGATTCATTTATGAACGATAAAGATCGTGTGGCTTTTATTCGCACAAAATTCCCTAATTTATATGCTGTAGAGATGGAAGCTGCTGCAATTGCGCAAGTTTGTCATCAATTCGAGACACCATTTGTGATTATTCGTGCGCTCTCTGATATCGCAGGAAAAGAATCAAATGTTTCCTTTGAGCAATTTTTAGACCAAGCAGCTCTACATTCTACGAAAATGGTTGTCAATATCGTAAATGAGTTAAAAGCTCAATAATAGTAGGAGCCGAGTCGGGCTCCTATTTTTAAACGACGTCGTAAGGAGAGATCATCATGAACGTAGTTCGCGGTATCCACTCGTTAATCGGTCAGACACCATTATTTGAGATAACTGCTTTTCCATTACGAGAAGGTGTACGCTTATTTGCGAAGCTTGAATTTTACAATCCAGGTGGAAGTATTAAAGACCGACTTGGGGTTGAATTAATTGAAGATGCCCTAAAAACAGGGAAGCTAAAAAAGGGTGGGACAATTATTGAACCAACTGCAGGAAATACCGGAATCGGCCTTGCTTTAGCAGCCGTACAAAAAGATATTCAAGTCATTTTTTGTGTCCCTGAAAAATTTAGTCAAGAAAAGCAAGAATTGATGCGAGCACTCGGTGCCAAAGTGATTAACACACCGACATCTGAAGGGATGAAGGGTGCTATTAAAAAAGCAAAAGAGTTAGCGGCAGAAATGCCAGGTGCATATTGTCCACAACAGTTTCAAAATGAAGCAAACCCTAATACGTATTATAAAACCCTCGGCCCTGAAATATGGGAGCAAACGGATGGAAAGATTAATGTATTTGTTGCCGGAGCAGGTACAGGCGGAACATTTATGGGGACTGCTCGATATTTAAAAGAAAAAAATCCATCCATTAAAACGGTCATTGTGGAACCAGAGGGCTCAATCTTAAATGGAGGGGAAGCAGGTCCACATAAAACGGAAGGAATAGGAATGGAGTTTCTCCCACCGTATATGGATACTCGCTATTTTGACGACATCTATACGATTTTAGATGTTGACGCATTTGATCGTGTCAAGCAGCTTGCTAAATTTGAAGGGTTGTTAGTCGGAAGTTCATCTGGTGCAGCATTCCACGCAGCATTAAAAGAGGCGGAAAAAGCGACACCAGGGACAAATATTGTGACGATATTTCCTGATAGTAGTGAACGGTATTTAAGTAAGAAGATTTATGAGGGAGGTATTTAAGATGAAACGAAAAACAATGATGATTCATGGTGGAATTGTAGGAGACGAACATACAGGTGCTGTATCAGTCCCGATTTACCAAGTAAGCACGTATAAGCAAGAAGCAGTCGGTAAACATAAAGGCTACGAATATTCACGTACAGGAAACCCGACTCGATTTGCCTTAGAGGAGCTTGTAAAAGATTTAGAAGGTGGAGAACGTGGCTTTGCTTTCGGTTCCGGGATGGCTGCCATCACTGCAGTGATGATGCTATTTAATAGCGGTGATCACGTCATCTTAACAGATGATGTGTATGGTGGAACATACCGTGTCATGACAAAGGTGTTAAATCGTCTAGGAATCGAATCGACCTTTGTAGATACTAGTAGTCTCGAGGAAATTGAAAAGGCTATTCAGCCAAATACGAAAGCGATCTATATTGAAACTCCGACAAATCCGCTATTAAAAATTACAGACATTGCAGGTGCTGTGGAAATAGCACGCAAACATAACTTAATGACGATTGTTGACAATACATTTTCTACTCCTTATTGGCAACAACCACTTGCTCTCGGTGTAGATATTGTGTTACACAGTGCTACGAAATATATCGGTGGACACAGTGATGTAGTAGCAGGCTTAGTTGTTGTAAAGT
The Bacillus kexueae DNA segment above includes these coding regions:
- the mtnN gene encoding 5'-methylthioadenosine/S-adenosylhomocysteine nucleosidase, with protein sequence MKVAIIGAMEEEVRILREQLEHTKQQVIAGCEFTEGTLNGVEVILLKSGIGKVNAALSTSILLDRFKPDFVINTGSAGGFHESLNVGDVVISTEVRHHDVDVTAFNYEYGQVPGMPPAFIPNEKLVKIAEAKAKEITDIQVVKGAIATGDSFMNDKDRVAFIRTKFPNLYAVEMEAAAIAQVCHQFETPFVIIRALSDIAGKESNVSFEQFLDQAALHSTKMVVNIVNELKAQ
- a CDS encoding DUF1510 family protein, which codes for MQMRQKKRKTNLILNTLIAVVFAFILIIGYQLLFQEPKSEKQVQPSDTKQEQSNITEAPTEEEQNNETSVQEEEKDTDEEVIVKEGEDGSGVEKVIENPNWEPIGTVQTGEHVATYDKESTDWGEMVQAISYATNVPEDQMTILWLGNNGSPHDAVGTIQNKQDQQKYRVMITWVDNEGWKPTKVEVLQSE
- a CDS encoding YrzA family protein, yielding MNFQLDIIQDKIEFFEALSLNELEKKINEQIEHNRNILLEVHSVSHQMHVDEEGRRLYSAVVHFKAKKR
- a CDS encoding bifunctional cystathionine gamma-lyase/homocysteine desulfhydrase, with product MKRKTMMIHGGIVGDEHTGAVSVPIYQVSTYKQEAVGKHKGYEYSRTGNPTRFALEELVKDLEGGERGFAFGSGMAAITAVMMLFNSGDHVILTDDVYGGTYRVMTKVLNRLGIESTFVDTSSLEEIEKAIQPNTKAIYIETPTNPLLKITDIAGAVEIARKHNLMTIVDNTFSTPYWQQPLALGVDIVLHSATKYIGGHSDVVAGLVVVKSEKLAEDLHFVQNSTGGVLGPQDSWLLMRGIKTLGLRMEATERNANEIVSFLQEHPAVEKIYYPGLPSHPNHEIAKKQADGFGGMISFDVGSEEKANQLLQKVKYFTLAESLGAVESLISVPAKMTHASIPKDRREALGITDGLVRISVGIEDVEDLIADLKQALED
- a CDS encoding class I SAM-dependent methyltransferase, whose product is MGREFIDLFDEWAKDYDSTVEGHDEQYKDVFLNYELILQEVVNRSNEVVLEFGCGTGNLTKKLLDAKKKVYSIEPSEMMRQKAKEKLGKDVSIQDGDFLTFPIPNELVDTIVSTYAFHHLTDEEKEKAVGIYGSLLRSGGKIVFADTAFIDQLAKDQMIIDAKEKGFMRLAEDLETEYYTTHQVLRDIFEKHQFRVSFTQMNSFVWLMEAVKE
- a CDS encoding PLP-dependent cysteine synthase family protein — protein: MNVVRGIHSLIGQTPLFEITAFPLREGVRLFAKLEFYNPGGSIKDRLGVELIEDALKTGKLKKGGTIIEPTAGNTGIGLALAAVQKDIQVIFCVPEKFSQEKQELMRALGAKVINTPTSEGMKGAIKKAKELAAEMPGAYCPQQFQNEANPNTYYKTLGPEIWEQTDGKINVFVAGAGTGGTFMGTARYLKEKNPSIKTVIVEPEGSILNGGEAGPHKTEGIGMEFLPPYMDTRYFDDIYTILDVDAFDRVKQLAKFEGLLVGSSSGAAFHAALKEAEKATPGTNIVTIFPDSSERYLSKKIYEGGI